From Sphingobacterium bambusae:
CATCCCTAGTGGCTTCATACGCGCCAAATATTTAGCGGAAATTTCGATGTTCTCCTCAATAGGTTCTTCCGATAAATCCAACATATGCGATGAAAACAATGGCTTGCCGTGTTGCGCAAAAAATTTCTCCCCAGCATCCAACAAACCGTCGATCCAAGGCAATAACTTTTTCGCCGCGTGATCCGTGTGAAGAATAACAGCAACACCATAGTGCTCTGCCAATAAATGAACGTGATGCGCAGCAGAAACAGCACCCAAGATACATGCTTTCAGGCCTTCGTTGTCCAATGTCTTTCCGGCATAAAATTGCGCACCACCATTAGAAAGCTGAATGATAACCGGCGAGTTCACAGCTTTGGCAGTTTCCAAAACCGCATTGATAGAATTCGTTCCGATAACGTTTACCGCTGGTAAAGCGAACTTATGTGTTTTAGCAATCTCGAAAAGCTCTTGAACTTGATCTCCTGTCAAAACACCTTTAAAATCTTTTAGGCTCATATGTTTTGTCTATTTTTTATTTATGTGTGACTAAAGGTACAATTTTTTTTCCATACCCTACAAGACTTAGTGTTAAAAATACACTTCAAACAGCCACACCCCCATTCCCTACTGATCAATATGCTTGCGTTCTGAAAGCACAAATTGTTCATTTCCCCACATACGTTTTTCAAAGAGAAAGAAGCGCGGTACGATTTTGCCCTATTGTATCCGGATTTTTACCAGAATTATCCAGTCGACATATTCAATAAATCTATTTTACTATCTTATTTTGCGGAAACGTACTTCCCGAGCCTTGACGCGAGCAAAAAAGCAAGGAAACTAATTTTAAAACACGGCCGATGAGTGGCATTTTTAAATATATTAATATCTTTATCCGATTAAACGAACATATAAACGAAAATGGCTGTACATATTTACGGTATAAAAAACTGTAGCACGGTAAAAAAAGCATTGGACTGGTTCGACAAAAAGAACTTGGACTATGTTTTCCATGACTACAAAAAGGAACCTGCAACTTTGGAAAAGTTGGAACAGTGGGAAAAAGAAGTCGCTTGGGAGCAGCTGTTGAACAAGAAGGGTACTACCTGGAGAAAGCTAGACCCGGCCGAGCAAGCTGCCGTATCGGATGCTGCAACAGCCAACAGCGTGCTTCTACAGCACAACAGCATGATCAAAAGGCCACTTATTGAATCGCCCAAAGGCATTATATTGGGTTTTAACGAGACAGAGTATGCAACAAAACTAAGCTAGTCTATGAACGGAAAAATAATATTGGCTTCCATTTCCTGTGCCTTCGTGGCGCTCGGCCACGTGCAGGCGCAAAGCAAAAGCGTCTATAATTATACAGAAGCATTCAACCCCATCTTTTATACCAATAATGGCAATGCCTATCGGTCGGCTAGCGGCAAACCTGGACATGCATACTGGCAAAATGCAGCTGATTACAACATTAAAGTGCAGCTCGATGATAAGAGCAACCGGGTTACCGGTCGCGTTTCCATCAAGTACACCAACAACAGCCCCGATACCTTGCGTTATATATGGCTACAGTTGGATCAAAACCTATTCCATGAGCAGTCGCGTGGGCAGGCCACCATTCCCCTTGAGGATAGCCGCTATGGATCTGCCGATTCCGATTTTGAGGGTGGCTTCAACTTAAGTAATGTTACAGTTGCTGGCAGCAAACAAGCACAGTACGAGATCATCGACACGCGTATGCGCGTAGAGTTGCCAACGCCACTAGCAGCGGCAGGAGGAAGTGTTTCGCTGGATCTTGATTTTGCCTACACCGTACCGGAATATGGCGCCGATCGCACCGGAATCCTAAGCACTAAAAACGGAAAAGTGTATGCTATTGCACAATGGTATCCTAGGCTATGTGTATACGACGATATCTTAGGCTGGAACACAGAACCCTATACTGGGCCGGGCGAGTTCTATCTCGAATATGGAGACTACAGCATCGAGATAACCGCGCCAGCAAACCACATCGTGGTCGCAGGTGGCGAGCTGCTAAATCCCGAGGAAGTTTGGACCAGCGAACAGCTATCACGCTATAAGAAAGCATTGGAGAGCGATAAAACGGTATCCATCCGTTCCGCGGCCGAGGTTACAGCAACCAACTCTAGACCAAAAAAGAACAGCCTTACTTGGAAATATAAGTTGCATAACGCACACGACTTTGCCTGGGCATCATCGGCCGCATTTATCATCGATGCTGCCAAAATCAACAAACCTAGCGGCAAAACAGCTTTAGCACTTTCAGCCTACCCCGTAGAAAGCAACGGCAACAACGCTTGGGAGCGATCTACCGAATACACCAAGGCTTCCATCGAATACTACAGCAAAAAATGGATGGAGTATCCCTATCCAGTAGCGGTGAATGTGGCCGCCAATGTTGGCGGTATGGAGTATCCGGCATTATCATTCTGTGGCTACGAAGCCAAGGCTGGCAGCCTATGGGGTGTCACCGATCATGAATTCGGGCACAACTGGTTTCCGATGATCGTGGGCAGTAATGAACGATTACACGCTTGGATGGATGAAGGCTTTAACAGTTTTATCAACGAGCTCTCCACGCGGGAATTCAATAAAGGCGAATATCAACGTACCTTCGGTAATAGAAACAGTATGGCGCGTGCTTTTTCCCAACCAAATTTTGAACCTATCATGTCCTCGCCACAGAACATGAAGGAGCGCAATATCGGCACCTTGGCTTACTACAAGCCTGCATATGGTCTGCGTTTACTGCGCGATGAGGTTATCGGTGCAGAGCGCTTCGACCGTGCGTTTCGCAGTTATGTAGCCGCCTGGGCCTATAAACACCCTACACCGGATGATTTTTTCCGTACCATAGAAAACGAAACTGGCGAAAACCTAGCTTGGTTTTGGCGCGGATGGTTTAAGTACAACTGGACTTTGGATCAGGCGATCAGTAGTGTTGATTACGAGAAACTAGATCCTAAAAACGGCGCAATCATTACCATTGAAAATTTACAGAAACTGGCGATGCCCGTTGTTATCGAAGCGACTACTGAGTCGGGTCAGAAAATCAGAAAGAAATTACCGGTAGAAATTTGGCAGCGCAATACGAGCTGGCGTTTCAAGTTGAAGTCTACGGAGAAACTGACAAAAGTAGTTATCGATCCGGATAACGTGTATCCCGATGTCAATCCGGAGAACAATGTTTGGCCCAAAAACTAAGATTGATGAGTAAGAAACTGAATATAGCACTAACGATCTGCTTTTGCTGGGTCTTTTCCCTATTGGCACAACACAGCCAAGCACAGCAGATAAAAGGTATAGTCTACGAACTGGAAAGTAGCCAAAAGCTACGTTCTGTGTTGGTCAAAAATATACGCACCAACGAAAAAATAGAGAGCGACAGCGAAGGAAACTTCACGATCGGTGGGAACATCGAAGATTTGTTGAGCTTCACACAAGCAGGATACGAAATCGACACCGCCTATATCTATCAAGGAGGTATCCAACGTATTTACTTGGTACGCGATCAAAAGAGCATCGTTATTGATGAGGTTGTCGTTAGCCGCCTTACCGATAGCCGTCTGGTTGCTGAAATCGAAAAAGCAAAAAAAGATGGTCAAGTGGTGGATGCCTCACAAAATCGTGGCGGCATGCGCCTGTCCCCTTCCCGCCTATTTGGACGCCAAAGTAAGATGGCGCGCAAAAACTTGGAACTGCTGTTGAGCGAGCAAAGCAATAGGAAAGTCGATCGTCTGTTTTCAGCACAGGTTATCCGCGCTACCGTACCGGTAACGGATGATGAACTTCCGCTGTTCCGCGAGCAGTTCCGACCTACGTTGGAGTTTATGGAAACAGCCTCTCCGGAAGATATCCGTATCTACGTCCTAGACGCCTACAGTAAATTTAAATCAAAATAAAAAAACTACTAACCCAAAAAGAATTATGCTTTTCAAAAAATCTATTCCACAAATTATTAACGAAGCCCGCGAGAGCGGTGAGCATACGCTGAAGCGTACACTTACCAGCAGTGGCCTTATTGCCCTCGGTGTGGGTGCCATTATTGGTGCTGGGCTATTTTCCCTCACTGGTATCGCCGCTGCCGAAAATGCAGGACCGGCCGTTATTCTTTCGTTCATCGTTGCCGCGGTAGCCTGTTCGTTTGCGGGTCTTTGCTATGCCGAGTTCGCCTCTATGATTCCCGTCGCGGGAAGTGCCTACACCTATTCCTACGCCACCATGGGCGAATTTGTAGCTTGGATCATAGGTTGGGATTTGGTGCTCGAGTATGCTTTGGCCAGTGCCACCGTGGCCGTAAGTTGGTCGCAATATTTTAACCAGCTGTTGATGACCTTTGGCGTATCCATCCCCGATCAGTTCCTGAAAGGACCTTGGGAAGGCGGTATGGTGAATATACCAGCTATTATCATCGTCTGCTTACTTTCGCTGTTGTTGATGCGCGGCACCAAAGAATCTTCTACGGTTAACAATATCTTGGTTATCCTGAAAGTGAGTGTGGTATTGATCTTTATCGTATTGGGATGGAGCTTCATCGATTCGGCTAACCATACCCCATTTATCCCAACCAACGAAGGCGAAGAACTGGTTAAAAGTGGCGAGAAAGGTTTGTGGTCGTTCTTGACGAGTGATGATTTCGGAAAATTTGGTATCAGCGGTATCCTTCGTGCTGCCGGTGTATTGTTTTTCGCTTTCGTCGGCTTTGATGCTGTGAGCACCGCGGCGCAGGAAGCTAAAGATCCGAAAAAAGGAATGCCTATTGGCATCATCGGATCATTGATTATCTGTACCATTCTGTATGTGCTATTCTCTTACGTGATGACCGGTTTGGAAAACTATCAAATGTTTAAGGGAGATGCCAAACCTGTGGCTACAGCCTTTGCAAAAACTGGCTACACATTCTTGAATTCTGCATTGATTGTCACTATCATTGCGGGGTATACCTCCGTCATCTTGGTAATGTTGTTAGGCCAAAGCCGCGTATTCTATTCTATGAGTAAAGATGGCTTGTTGCCAAAGATATTCTCGGATCTATCGAAAAACCAAACACCTTGGAAAACCAATTTGATCTTCATGGTTTTTGTATCTATTTTCGCAGGTTTTGTTCCGGTCTCGGATTTAGGACATATGGTGAGTATCGGTACACTGTTTGCCTTCACCTTGGTGTGTATTGGTATCTTGGTGCTACGGAAATCTAATCCGGAAATTGAGCGTCCGTTTAAAACGCCTTTCGTTCCGGTACTACCTATATTAGGTGTTATTGTATGTATCTTACTGATGGCTTCTCTACCAATTGAGAGCTGGGAGCGTCTAGGCGTTTGGTTGCTGATCGGCTTAATTATCTATATTTTCTATGGTATGAAAAATAGTAAGATCAGAAAACAGCATAAAGCAGGTAATCAGACGAATTTATAATCTGGTTGACAGTAAATACAAAGCCGCTCCTGTTTTAAACAAGAGCGGCTTTTTTATGCGGTTAAAGAAACAAGGGATAGCCGGCTTTGTATCGATGGCTATTTACAAATTTGTAGGTATGGTAAACCAAAATGTGGAGCCCTCGCCCTCTACACTTTCTACGCCTATATTTCCCTGATGGCGCTCGATAATATCTTTACAAATGAATAGGCCTAGCCCCAAGCCTGAAAACTTGATAGACTCTTCCACCCTAAAGAAACGATCGAATACTAAGTCTTTCTTATCTTTCGAAATACCAATACCAAAATCACGTACAGCCACGCGCACGCTATCCTTGTACGATCGCTTGACGTCAACCCTAACCATGTCCTTGCCGGGCGAATATTTTATGGCATTGGAAAGGAAGTTGACCATCACCTGTTCTATGCGGTGCCTGTCGGCAGATAAATGCAGATCCTCCTCGGCAACCAGCTCAATATGATGCGAAACATCGCCATTTACAATATCATTTACAACTTCTTTGGCCAAATCCGCTAGGTTAAACGCGGTATAATTCAACTGCATCTTGCCGGAGTGTATTTTTGTCACATCCAACAAGTCGTTAATCAGGTAGGTAAGCTTATCGGTTTGCTTCAAGCTTTTAGCCAAGAAATCTTGGATAAGCTCAACGGATTTCCCTTGGTCTATGGATTTTAGTCCGATCTGTAGCATAGCTTTTAAACTTGTGATCGGTGTTTTAAGTTCGTGGCTGGCAATACTCATAAATTCGTCCTTCCGGTTCATCAATTGGCGAGTGGCGATTTGCGACTTGACCAATTCACTTACTTCAAAACCAAAAAACGCTACGCCGTCGATCTGTTCTCTATCGTCAAAGATTGGTGTAAAAAGATAATCTATCCAGGCTTGCCCGATTTCATTGCCGTCGCTGTCAAATTTTGCAACCCGAAAAGCTTTTCCTGAAAGCGATAGGCCTTGACTTAAGATCTCCCCGTCCTTTTGATACAAGCTGCGATCCACAGCTACTTTATGTGCCTCTGCAGATGCCAGTCCCAAAAAGTCGTTACCGGAATAGAACCGCTTGAATGCAGCGTTACTGTATTCATACCGAAGTTCTGCACCCCGCCGAATGGATATCAGCGCAGGCGCATTGGCAAACAACTCATAGAACTCCTTTTGTTGTCGCAGGATAAAATCCTGCAGTTCCTGCTTTCTGCGCTCCGCAGCTTTAATGCGTGTGACATCCACGACCGAGCCGACCATGCGATATGCCACGCCATGTGTGTCATGTTGCACACTACCGCGATCCAATATCTCGGCATAACTACCGTCGGCACGCATAAAACGATATTCTGCCAGCCAGGTTTCTTTTTGTTCATTGATCGTACGATAAACACTATCTCGCACCCGCTTGACATCTTCTGGATGAATACATTGATACCAAAAATCGGTTGTCTGTGTCTCGGCATTGATCTCGTAGCCGAACATCGCTGAAAAGTTTTGACTTCGCCAAATCCTGTTATTCACCAAATCCCAGTCCCATATGGTATCGTTCGTCGCTTCTGAAACCATATTAAAACGATCTTCGCTTTTTGTTAAACTGAGCGTACGCTCGCGCACCCGACTTTCCAACTCATTGTTGAGTGTCTTGAGCGACTCACGAACGCTTAGCAGCTCGTTATAGTTCTTTTTCAGACTTTGCTCTCCTTTCTTGCGTTCGGTCACATCGGTGTACGTGACGGCCAATAGATCCCCGATATTGGTCGCCGTCACGATATACCAGTGGTCGTTATCCAGCTGAATTTCGGTCTGCAGGTTATCCCCCGAGGAAACAATATCTTTTAACTGCAGAAAAAGTTTTTCATTGTACATCCCTTGCAATTGCTTCCGGAACAATAACCCCGAAAGGTCTTGTTCCCCCAGGCCTGCAATCTGTTCAGCAGTCGTATTTGCTGCATAGCATTTGAAATCAACTATTTCTTTCTTCGCATTGCGAATACTGGTGAATATTAATACCGCACTGAGACTCGTTTTGAAAACACCGACGATGATATCACTCAGTTCGTTTAAGGCTGTAATATCTACAAAGGTGATGACCACGCCATCCGACTGTCCATCGATACGAACATAAGGCATGATCCGTAGTAAGCAAATACGGCCATTCTTCAGTTGGATTTCACGTTCAGGCAGGGCAGAATTATTCTTTAGCGCACTATCAATATCCGCTAAGAAATTTTCGTAGTTGATATTGTTAGAAATATGTTTGATGGGCCTGCCGATATCTGCTTCGATCAAGTTGACCATCTCCACCGCCGCCGGATTAAATTTACGTATACGTCCGGTACCGTCAACAAAGATCTGCCCGATATCGACACTCTTGAAATAATTGTTTAAGTCGTCGTTAAGTTCGATCAGTTCCTTAATCTTCTGTTGATGTTCGGCATTCAGCGTATGCAACTCTTCATTTAGCGATTGAAGTTCCTCATTGCTGGATTGAAGTTCTTCATTGGCCGATAGCAACTCTTCGTTGCTGGATTGTAATTCCTCGTTGGCCGTATCCATCTCCTCTATCGCCACTTGCAGGTTATTGCGTACTTCGCTCAGCTCGCTTTCCAATTCGATCAGATAGGTCGTTTGATGCTCATCTGTAGCGACCTGGGGTTGATAATTTTGAGGCTCCGCTTCAGTTTCAATCTGTCGGAAAACCACGAGCGTAAAAGGTTTTTCCAAATCTGGATTAGCAGGACTCACATCTATATTGATCACCAGTTCCTCCTTGGCGTTTTTTACTCGTAGTCGTTTTAAAGACTTAGCGACGTTATCTTTCCAAACTGCACGTATCGTATTGTTCAATAAATAGGATATCTCCTTGGGCACCATCTTCAGGAGGTTCATCTCCAATTTTTTCTCCGGGAGTGACAAAAACTTCCGATAATTGCCGATCGTATCTTTAACCTCAAAATTCTTATCAATAAAAGCGCCCACATAGCCGTACTGTTCCATTAAAAACTGTTGGAACAACTCTTCTGATGTTTTCTTCGGCTTCTTTATTGTACGAACCGGAAACTGTCGTTGTATACCGCCTCGTTCTGCTCCAACAAATTCGGTTGCCCGAGGTATAACACCTGTTTTCTTAAATATCTTCCACTTGCTGCTGATTTCCTTTACACCATCCTTAATCGGAGCGATCGTTTCACTGGGTCCCAAAAACAGATAACCATCCTGATTTAACGAAAAATGAAAGGTCGTTAAGATATTGTGTTGCAATAAGCTGTTCATATAGATCAACATATTGCGACAGCAAATCAAATCGTTCTTAATAAACGGTGGAGTTTTGATGACGTTATGCTTGGCAAACACAATCTGTTTCCGAATATGGGGAACAACGGAAATACGCTGCCCATCCTGTATAAAATATTCGTTGAACAAATTTTCGGGAATATCCTTACGAAAAGAAGCCGGATAACTATTTCCGGAAGCAATTTCTAAACTCACTTCATCAATATCTGACGCGAAAATCTTGATGTCTAGATTTTTTTTGCTTTTCTTTACGTATTGATCCATCAATATGGCTACCGAATAAACTTCTTCACCCGTGCTACAAGCACAAACCCATATCTTAACCGTTTCTTTATCTTCTTTATTATCTATAATGTCTGGAATAGCCTTGTTTTTTAGAACATCAAATGCTGCTTGATCTCTAAAAAATCGCGTTACACCAATCAAGAAGTCTTTGCTCAACAAATCTACCTCCTGCTCACTGCCTTTCAATAGCTCCAAATATTGATCAACGGAATCGACGTGCAATGCTTTCATACGGCGACCGATCCGTCTAAAAATCGTGGGCGTTTTATACAAGGAGAAATCGTGATCCGTTTGCGTGTGCACTAGCTGAAACATTTCATTTACGATTGCGGCATCCACTTCACCGTTTTCGAGCGCTCTTACCGGTGCCAAGCTGATGTAATCGGCTAGCTTCTCGTACATCGCGGAAATCGGCACAACATGATCAACATTACCCGACTTGATGGCGTTGATCGGCATACTGTCAAATTTCGCCGTCTGCGGATCTTGGGCAATAACCAAGCCGCCGTGTTCTTTGATTGCTTCAATTCCAAGTGTTCCGTCACTGCCTGTACCCGAGAGAATAATTGCGATTGCTTTGCTTTTACTGTTTTCGGCCAAGCTGATCAAAAAATTATCGATCGCATTGTTGGGTACCTTATCTCCTTTTTTCTCCAAATGTAAACGTCCCTTCCTAATTGTGATAAATTTATCATTTGGAATAACATATACACAGGAAGGCTTCACCAATTGGTTCTCTGCCGCTTCGATAACCTGCATATGCGTGTGCTTCGACACGAGCTCCACAAGCAGGCTTTTATAATCGGAAGAAAGATGTTGAATCAAGACAAAAGAAACCTCTATTTGCGAAGGAATACGATCGAAAAGGTCGTGGATAGCTTCCAGTCCACCTGCTGACGCTCCAATACCTACCACATACTGTGAAACCGTCTTTTTTTTGTTTGCCATTCGAAAGAGAAATTAACGCTTATGTTCTAAAAGGAAGCTACGGACGGTGTTGGCTATCTGCAGTTCTTGTTCGTGCCAAGGCAATGCCGTCTGGTTGACGGTTTCCATCCATATCTTAAAAGAATGACGTGGGTGATACGTTGTACCTCCCACTTCAAAATTTATCGCTTGATGTGGATTTCCTCCCCACTCTATCGTTTTAACGACCTCTGGTCTGAAACATACGATATAGTCAGGCTCTGTGCTGGAAATTGGTATGACGAGCATTCCGCTGGCTAATTCACTATAGTTGATTGCCTCTTCCAGTACGCTTGCCAAATTGTGCGTCGAATAGACTTGGTTGATCTCTTTCGCTTGCAGCCATAAATAGAGGTTATCCAAAAAGGCACGCTCTGGTGTTTCGCCGCTTACAAACTGTTGGCCTGCCTCAAATATTACGGCACCCGACGCCCTAAATAATTTAAGGAGGTTGACTTCGCCAGAGAAAAGCCCTTCTTTGATACCCGATTTATATACGGCATCGATAACCAAGTTTCTGTCGCGCTGTAGATCGGATACGAATTGATATTCACTGTTATTGATAATCGACGATATCTTTGTGGAGATTACATTGCTCAGCAAAGCCAAGTTGACACCATCTTCAAAGTTCAGTCCAAACGTAGAACAATGATGACAAGCTATCAAGCCCCATAGTTTTCCGTTATGAATAACACGTAACGACATCGAGCCCATTACCTTCATATTGGAAAGGTATTCCAGGTGCACATCAGCGACGCCACGTAAAAAACACGCAGACAGATCAGTAAACGCGTTCGTCAAGGGATTGATGACCGGATAGAGGCGTGAAGGCGTATAGGTACCGTCAGGAATAAGGCGAATAGGATTCTTGAGATACAATTCCCTTGCTTGGCGAGGTACATCGGAAGCAGGAAAGGTAACCCCAAAATAAGGCTCCAGTGTCTTGGTTTTTACTTCAGCAATCACCGTCCCATTCCAGTCCGCATCAAATTTGTACATCATCACACCATCGATTCCCAACATCGACTGCAACTCTTTCACAATCAGATCGCAAGCTTCTTGGAGTTCCGATGTGGTATTCAGCGCGGCAACCAATTCGCGCACTTCTTGTAATCCGCCGAATTTGCTTTTCGTAGACTCCTGTTCGGGTTGCACTTCCAACAGGTAATAGCGATCATGTTCGCTGATCAGCGCGAAAAAAGGGAGATCTTCTATAACCAGTCTAAACGTGATTTTTTTACTTAAACTCTGAGTCAAGACGCCTTTGATATCGTCCACACCGTCCCTTACAAACGAATCAAGTGACGCGCCAACAATTTCCTGCAATTCCTTGTTGAGGTAAGTCGCTAAATTCACACTGATCTGCAAGATACGTAGATCATCTTTATCCAAGAGCATGATCGCCCCGTGAGGCTGTATAGTATTGATGTGGTGTATAGGAAGGTTTCCACAAAATTCCGAATCAAAGTTGGCTTTACGCATAATGCTGTACTAGTAATCTATTTTACCGATAAGTTACAAATTAACAAAAAAGCCGATAGCAATCAAATCAAATATTTCCATGTTAAACGTTAAAACACCTATATACACACGCATCAGGTATATCTACGCTCTTTCCGTGCGTGATATACCTACTTGTGATGTTGTGATGCGAAACGCAAATAATCCACGAGGCAGGTTCATTATGGTTTACAAAAAAGGCTTCATCTCCTCCTCAATCTGTTTACGATGCCCCATGAGCCGTTTGGCATATTCTTCTTGTTGTTTTTCCTCGTCGGTGACCGGAATCCATTTCGGCACTTGGGTTGCTTTTCCGTCATCGTCCAAAGCTACAAAAACAATAATGCAATGCGTTTTCTTCTCAAAGCTGTTGCTTTTTAGATCGCGCGCATATACATCAATTGCGATATGCATACTACTGGATCCCGTATAGATCACATGGGCCTCTACTTTTACGATCTGCCCGATTTTGATTGGCTGGTAAAAACGAATGCCACCGACATAAACCGTCACACAGTAGCGGCTGCTCCACGTGCTGGCACAGGCATAGCCAGCTTGGTCGATCCATTTCATCACGGCTCCGCCATGCACTTTTCCGCCATAGTTTACATCGGAAGGTTCCGAAATAAATTGAAAAATCAAAGGTGTATTCATATGGACATTTATTGCTTGCTCTCTAACTAACCTTTGCCAATCGGCAAATGTTTGCCAAACTCATCTTTTTTGCACGCCGGCAACACCGCAAACCCGACGCCACCGATGGTCGCAATAAGAATTAGACGGGCCTATCTGCAAGGAAATAGCAGATAAAACTTCGAAATGTTAAAAAGTGTTAAGAAAAACAGACAAGGGTACTACAGCCGAACAAGCGTCGTTTAAGTAGTATAATTTCATAATTTAGGTTAATAATTGGTTTGGTAAAATCCTGGAGTTCCCCGCTTCAGGATTTTTTTATGGTTTCTTTTCTTGCGTGAAATAATCGTAAGTCATCCGAGCAATCGCTGCAATAATGGCTTCGTTGGTTGCTAAATCCGC
This genomic window contains:
- a CDS encoding ArsC family reductase, which gives rise to MAVHIYGIKNCSTVKKALDWFDKKNLDYVFHDYKKEPATLEKLEQWEKEVAWEQLLNKKGTTWRKLDPAEQAAVSDAATANSVLLQHNSMIKRPLIESPKGIILGFNETEYATKLS
- a CDS encoding M1 family metallopeptidase, whose protein sequence is MNGKIILASISCAFVALGHVQAQSKSVYNYTEAFNPIFYTNNGNAYRSASGKPGHAYWQNAADYNIKVQLDDKSNRVTGRVSIKYTNNSPDTLRYIWLQLDQNLFHEQSRGQATIPLEDSRYGSADSDFEGGFNLSNVTVAGSKQAQYEIIDTRMRVELPTPLAAAGGSVSLDLDFAYTVPEYGADRTGILSTKNGKVYAIAQWYPRLCVYDDILGWNTEPYTGPGEFYLEYGDYSIEITAPANHIVVAGGELLNPEEVWTSEQLSRYKKALESDKTVSIRSAAEVTATNSRPKKNSLTWKYKLHNAHDFAWASSAAFIIDAAKINKPSGKTALALSAYPVESNGNNAWERSTEYTKASIEYYSKKWMEYPYPVAVNVAANVGGMEYPALSFCGYEAKAGSLWGVTDHEFGHNWFPMIVGSNERLHAWMDEGFNSFINELSTREFNKGEYQRTFGNRNSMARAFSQPNFEPIMSSPQNMKERNIGTLAYYKPAYGLRLLRDEVIGAERFDRAFRSYVAAWAYKHPTPDDFFRTIENETGENLAWFWRGWFKYNWTLDQAISSVDYEKLDPKNGAIITIENLQKLAMPVVIEATTESGQKIRKKLPVEIWQRNTSWRFKLKSTEKLTKVVIDPDNVYPDVNPENNVWPKN
- a CDS encoding amino acid permease; its protein translation is MLFKKSIPQIINEARESGEHTLKRTLTSSGLIALGVGAIIGAGLFSLTGIAAAENAGPAVILSFIVAAVACSFAGLCYAEFASMIPVAGSAYTYSYATMGEFVAWIIGWDLVLEYALASATVAVSWSQYFNQLLMTFGVSIPDQFLKGPWEGGMVNIPAIIIVCLLSLLLMRGTKESSTVNNILVILKVSVVLIFIVLGWSFIDSANHTPFIPTNEGEELVKSGEKGLWSFLTSDDFGKFGISGILRAAGVLFFAFVGFDAVSTAAQEAKDPKKGMPIGIIGSLIICTILYVLFSYVMTGLENYQMFKGDAKPVATAFAKTGYTFLNSALIVTIIAGYTSVILVMLLGQSRVFYSMSKDGLLPKIFSDLSKNQTPWKTNLIFMVFVSIFAGFVPVSDLGHMVSIGTLFAFTLVCIGILVLRKSNPEIERPFKTPFVPVLPILGVIVCILLMASLPIESWERLGVWLLIGLIIYIFYGMKNSKIRKQHKAGNQTNL
- a CDS encoding chemotaxis protein CheB, producing the protein MANKKKTVSQYVVGIGASAGGLEAIHDLFDRIPSQIEVSFVLIQHLSSDYKSLLVELVSKHTHMQVIEAAENQLVKPSCVYVIPNDKFITIRKGRLHLEKKGDKVPNNAIDNFLISLAENSKSKAIAIILSGTGSDGTLGIEAIKEHGGLVIAQDPQTAKFDSMPINAIKSGNVDHVVPISAMYEKLADYISLAPVRALENGEVDAAIVNEMFQLVHTQTDHDFSLYKTPTIFRRIGRRMKALHVDSVDQYLELLKGSEQEVDLLSKDFLIGVTRFFRDQAAFDVLKNKAIPDIIDNKEDKETVKIWVCACSTGEEVYSVAILMDQYVKKSKKNLDIKIFASDIDEVSLEIASGNSYPASFRKDIPENLFNEYFIQDGQRISVVPHIRKQIVFAKHNVIKTPPFIKNDLICCRNMLIYMNSLLQHNILTTFHFSLNQDGYLFLGPSETIAPIKDGVKEISSKWKIFKKTGVIPRATEFVGAERGGIQRQFPVRTIKKPKKTSEELFQQFLMEQYGYVGAFIDKNFEVKDTIGNYRKFLSLPEKKLEMNLLKMVPKEISYLLNNTIRAVWKDNVAKSLKRLRVKNAKEELVINIDVSPANPDLEKPFTLVVFRQIETEAEPQNYQPQVATDEHQTTYLIELESELSEVRNNLQVAIEEMDTANEELQSSNEELLSANEELQSSNEELQSLNEELHTLNAEHQQKIKELIELNDDLNNYFKSVDIGQIFVDGTGRIRKFNPAAVEMVNLIEADIGRPIKHISNNINYENFLADIDSALKNNSALPEREIQLKNGRICLLRIMPYVRIDGQSDGVVITFVDITALNELSDIIVGVFKTSLSAVLIFTSIRNAKKEIVDFKCYAANTTAEQIAGLGEQDLSGLLFRKQLQGMYNEKLFLQLKDIVSSGDNLQTEIQLDNDHWYIVTATNIGDLLAVTYTDVTERKKGEQSLKKNYNELLSVRESLKTLNNELESRVRERTLSLTKSEDRFNMVSEATNDTIWDWDLVNNRIWRSQNFSAMFGYEINAETQTTDFWYQCIHPEDVKRVRDSVYRTINEQKETWLAEYRFMRADGSYAEILDRGSVQHDTHGVAYRMVGSVVDVTRIKAAERRKQELQDFILRQQKEFYELFANAPALISIRRGAELRYEYSNAAFKRFYSGNDFLGLASAEAHKVAVDRSLYQKDGEILSQGLSLSGKAFRVAKFDSDGNEIGQAWIDYLFTPIFDDREQIDGVAFFGFEVSELVKSQIATRQLMNRKDEFMSIASHELKTPITSLKAMLQIGLKSIDQGKSVELIQDFLAKSLKQTDKLTYLINDLLDVTKIHSGKMQLNYTAFNLADLAKEVVNDIVNGDVSHHIELVAEEDLHLSADRHRIEQVMVNFLSNAIKYSPGKDMVRVDVKRSYKDSVRVAVRDFGIGISKDKKDLVFDRFFRVEESIKFSGLGLGLFICKDIIERHQGNIGVESVEGEGSTFWFTIPTNL
- a CDS encoding GAF domain-containing protein, whose protein sequence is MRKANFDSEFCGNLPIHHINTIQPHGAIMLLDKDDLRILQISVNLATYLNKELQEIVGASLDSFVRDGVDDIKGVLTQSLSKKITFRLVIEDLPFFALISEHDRYYLLEVQPEQESTKSKFGGLQEVRELVAALNTTSELQEACDLIVKELQSMLGIDGVMMYKFDADWNGTVIAEVKTKTLEPYFGVTFPASDVPRQARELYLKNPIRLIPDGTYTPSRLYPVINPLTNAFTDLSACFLRGVADVHLEYLSNMKVMGSMSLRVIHNGKLWGLIACHHCSTFGLNFEDGVNLALLSNVISTKISSIINNSEYQFVSDLQRDRNLVIDAVYKSGIKEGLFSGEVNLLKLFRASGAVIFEAGQQFVSGETPERAFLDNLYLWLQAKEINQVYSTHNLASVLEEAINYSELASGMLVIPISSTEPDYIVCFRPEVVKTIEWGGNPHQAINFEVGGTTYHPRHSFKIWMETVNQTALPWHEQELQIANTVRSFLLEHKR